A stretch of Mus caroli chromosome 5, CAROLI_EIJ_v1.1, whole genome shotgun sequence DNA encodes these proteins:
- the Chrna9 gene encoding neuronal acetylcholine receptor subunit alpha-9 — protein MSRPHPCISFCWMYFAASGIKAVETANGKYAQKLFSDLFEDYSNALRPVEDTDAVLNVTLQVTLSQIKDMDERNQILTAYLWIRQTWHDAYLTWDRDQYDGLDSIRIPSDLVWRPDIVLYNKADDESSEPVNTNVVLRYDGLITWDSPAITKSSCVVDVTYFPFDSQQCNLTFGSWTYNGNQVDIFNALDSGDLSDFIEDVEWEVQGMPAVKNVISYGCCSEPYPDVTFTLLLKRRSSFYIVNLLIPCVLISFLAPLSFYLPAASGEKVSLGVTILLAMTVFQLMVAEIMPASENVPLIGKYYIATMALITASTALTIMVMNIHFCGAEARPVPHWAKVVILKYMSRILFVYDVGESCLSPRHSQEPEQTTKVYSKLPGSNLKTSRNKDLSRKKELRKLLKNDLGYQGGIPQNTDSYCARYEALTKNIEYIAKCLKDHKATNSKGSEWKKVAKVIDRFFMWIFFAMVFVMTVLIIARAD, from the exons ATGAGCCGGCCCCATCCCTGCATCTCCTTTTGCTGGATGTATTTTGCTGCTTCTGGAATCAAAG CCGTAGAGACAGCAAATGGCAAGTATGCCCAGAAATTGTTTAGCGATCTTTTTGAAGACTACTCCAATGCTCTGCGTCCAGTAGAAGATACGGACGCGGTGCTGAACGTCACTCTGCAGGTCACGCTCTCCCAGATAAAGGACATG GACGAGAGAAATCAGATTCTGACAGCTTATCTGTGGATCCGTCAAACCTGGCACGATGCATACCTCACATGGGATCGAGACCAGTATGACGGGCTGGACTCCATCAGGATTCCCAGTGATCTGGTGTGGAGGCCGGACATTGTCCTCTACAACAA GGCCGATGACGAGTCTTCAGAGCCGGTGAACACCAACGTGGTCCTGCGGTATGATGGGCTCATCACCTGGGACTCACCAGCCATCACCAAAAGCTCCTGTGTGGTGGATGTCACCTATTTCCCCTTCGACAGCCAGCAGTGCAACCTGACCTTTGGTTCCTGGACCTACAATGGGAACCAGGTGGACATATTCAATGCCCTGGACAGTGGTGACCTCTCTGACTTCATTGAAGACGTGGAATGGGAGGTTCAGGGCATGCCTGCCGTGAAGAACGTCATCTCCTACGGCTGCTGCTCGGAGCCTTACCCAGACGTCACCTTCACTCTCCTTCTGAAGAGGAGGTCTTCCTTTTACATCGTCAACCTCCTCATCCCTTGCGTCCTCATATCGTTCCTCGCTCCGCTGAGTTTCTACCTCCCAGCAGCATCCGGGGAGAAGGTCTCTCTGGGAGTGACCATCTTATTGGCCATGACTGTATTTCAGCTAATGGTGGCAGAGATCATGCCAGCCTCAGAAAACGTCCCTCTGATAG GAAAATACTACATAGCTACCATGGCCTTGATCACCGCCTCCACAGCCCTTACCATCATGGTGATGAATATCCACTTCTGTGGGGCGGAAGCCCGGCCAGTACCACATTGGGCTAAGGTGGTCATCCTGAAATACATGTCCAGGATCTTGTTTGTCTACGATGTGGGTGAGAGCTGCCTTAGCCCCCGTCACAGCCAGGAGCCAGAACAAACCACAAAGGTTTATAGCAAACTCCCAGGGTCCAACCTGAAAACATCCAGAAACAAAGACCTTTCCAGAAAGAAGGAACTGAGAAAACTCCTAAAGAATGACCTAGGGTACCAGGGTGGGATCCCCCAGAATACTGACAGCTACTGTGCACGCTATGAAGCACTGacaaaaaatattgaatacattGCCAAATGTCTCAAGGACCACAAGGCCACCAACTCCAAGGGCAGCGAGTGGAAGAAGGTCGCCAAGGTCATAGACCGTTTCTTCATGTGGATTTTCTTCGCTATGGTGTTTGTCATGACCGTCTTGATCATAGCAAGAGCAGattag